In Caldicoprobacter guelmensis, the sequence ACGTTGCAGGGGATGACCCTGGAAATGAGCGGCTAAGTTTTTGGGAAAAATAAGCGTAAAGGGCAGCGGTTTTAAAGGATAAGGCAGCTGGTTACTCCAGCTGCCTTCCTGATTCTACCCACAGTCTATCCGCTACTTTGCCCCACTCCTGAGCTATGTTTTCACATTTTGCGGCTAGTTCGTCAACCGATTCTTTGTCTATGGGTTGCGTTGAATAGGCATTGGACCTATGCACCATTTCTCTCAGCTTTTCAGGATTATCGAGCAATGGACAGGGACGCAGGTGGTTTTTGTTAAATGGATGATTGTTTTTATATTCCATGAAAAGAGGTGATTTTAGAGCTTCCAGTAGGCTTACGTTTTTGATGTTTACGTTGGCATAATGAATGAATGCACAGGGTTCTACGTCGCCATTGGCGTTGATGTGGATGTAATGTCTACCTCCTGCAATGCATCCATCTATGTATTCTCCGTCATTCCAGAAATCGATGAGGAATATGGGTTTTTTATCGCGGAATTTTCTGATTTGGTGGTACATGTACTCCCTTTGCTCAGGTGTCGCCAGAAGATTGAGGTCAGCATCTTTGCCCAGTGGCATATAGGTGAAATACCAGCCAAATAAACAGCCTTTCTCTATCATGAAATCGATGTATTCTTCTGAACCTACTTCTTCTGTATTGTAGTGATGGTAACAGGCGGAAAAGCCAAATCCTATCCCGTGTTGTTTTAATATGTCCATGCCTCTCATTACCTTCTCAAAGGTGCCCTTGCCCCGTCGCATGTCGGTGGTTTCACCTATGCCTTCCACGCTTATGGCAAACATCATGTTACCCAGCCGTTGCACTTCTTTTGCAAACTCTTCGTCTATGAGCGTGCCGTTGGTGAATGCCAGGAATAAACAATCATTATGCTTATCTGCAAGGTATAGTATATCTTTTTTGCGTACTAAGGGTTCACCTCCAGATAGGACGTACATGTAGATTCCGAGCTCCTTGCCCTCTCTAATTATTCGATCCATGGTGTCGTTATCCAACGAGGCTGCTTTGTCATATTCTCCAGCCCAGCATCCGGTGCATCTTAAGTTGCATGCCGCGGTAGGATCCATCAGTATTGCCCATGGGATGTTACATTTGTGCTTTTCTTTCATGGCATCTATTACAGGATTTCCTGCCATTCCGGCATTTACAAAGTAGTTGATAAGGAACTTTTTTTGAACGTTTGGGTGCGTTTCGGTGAGTACTCTGTGTATCAATTTATTCCAGTTGTTGTTGGGGTCACTTATGATCTTTCGGAAGGTATTGATGGCATTTTTGTGATTTTCTTTTACAGCTATTTTTTCGGCCCAATTTAATATTTTAGGTAAATTGTTTATAGGGTCTTTTTCCAAGTAACTGATACCTTCTTTCAATAAAAATGAACTGATTAGTTGGTTGGCCCATTTCATCTAGGACTCCCCCTTTTTTGTTATATACTAACATATGCGTCTAAATAGACACATATGTCATTAAAAACTTAAAAAAATTATGCTTTCAAGCTGTTGAGGAGTGCATAGATGTTATTTAAATGTTCCTGATATGATATATTGCTTGTAAAGGCTGCTTGTAGAGCGAAAGTTTCAACTAAAGTGAAAATGGTAAACGCCATAGCTTTCGGGTTAATTTCCTTAAATTCTTTGGTCTTTATTCCTTCGTCGAGGAGCTGTTCAAATATTTTCCTGAGTACACTGACACGTTTTTCAAATTTTGCTTTGAGGATGGTATTCTCTCTCTTCGAAAGAAGCCACATTTCTATCATCATGAGCATTTTATTTTTTTCAAGCTGATATTGCAAAGCGAGCAGTGAAATGATCATCTTCAACTTATCTGCAGCTGATAACTTTTTGTTTTCTAAGATATTTTTGCAATCTGTTTCCAATCTTTGGGATAATTGTTCAGCCACATAGTTGAAGATTTCATCCTTGTCTTTGAAGTATTGGTACAGAGTAGTACGTCCCATATTGCATTCTTTAGCTATATCTGACAGATTTGTTTTATGGTATCCTTTTTCAATGAAAACTTTCATAGCTTTTTCAATGATTTCCTGCTTTCTTTGCTCGAGGTCGACAATTTTTGGCAAAAAACATCTTCCTTTCTATACTTGTTTTTGTCTAGAACTTTGTATCCATAATTATATTCTATTATAGACATGTGTGTCAATAAAAATATGTTTTTTTAAATTGATTTTCCATGTAATAAGCGTTAAAATATTATGGAACGAAAATAATGTGTAAAGACTACAAAAGCATGATTTGAAGTTTAAAGAGAGGGGTGTATTTTTAATGGGTAAAATAAGGGTAACGGTGTGGAATGAAAACCGGCATGAGAAAATCGATAAAAAGGTAGCCGAGATATATCCTAAAGGGATCCATGGGGCCATTGCCGATTTTCTATCCCAAGAACCCGACATTGAAGTGAGAACAGCAACACTGGATGAGCCAGAGCATGGACTTACAAGAGAGGTGCTGGATTCCACTGATGTGCTAATCTGGTGGGGGCATATAGCACATAATGAGGTGCGAGACGATGTTGTGGACAGGATATACAATAGGGTTTTAAACGGGATGGGCCTTATTGTTTTGCATTCTGGTCATTTTTCCAAGATATTTAAAAAGCTGATGGGTACCAGCTGTGATTTAAAATGGCGAGAGGCGGGCGAAAAAGAGCGTATTTGGGTAGTAGAACCCGGTCATCCCATTGCAGAGGGATTAGGTGAATACTTTGAAATTCCTCAAACTGAAATGTATGGAGAAAGGTTTGATGTACCAGCGCCTGATACCTTGGTGTTTATTAGCTGGTTTGCTGGAGGGGAAGTGTTCCGGAGTGGTTGCTGTTACAACCGAGGACGGGGGAAGGTATTTTATTTCAGGCCAGGGCATGAAACATTTCCTATTTATTACCAGCCGGAGGTGCAACGTGTAATAAAGAATGCAGTGAGATGGGCTGCACCGGTGAGTGGTCCTGCACCTCGCTTTGGTAATGTAAAGCCGCTGGAGAACATATAGGTTTTTTGAAAATAAAGGGGGCTGAGCTTTAACTTCAGCCCCTTTTGTGATGCAACTTTTTGATGTATAATAATTAAAAAGGTTTTTTGACAGTGGAGCTGAAATAAATGAAAGAGTTGTTAGAGCGTTTAGAAAAAAGGTTGAAAAGAAAATTTGATGAGTTGGATGTGAGAATGATACATCCTCTTGTTTTAGCGTATATGGGTGACGCCATTTATAACCTTTTTGTACGGACATACTTGATCATGGCCTATAATGTACCGGTATATCAATTGCATGTAAAAACTGTTGAATTTGTTAAGGCAAAGGGACAAGCTGACACCCTTCGTCATATAAAGAAATTTTTAACACAAGAGGAGCTGGATATCGTAAGAAAGGGTAGAAATGCCAAATCTGGGACTATGCCCAAGAATGCTACTGTATCTGATTATAGGCTGGCTACAGGGTTTGAGTCGCTGTTGGGGTATTTGTACTTAACTCGCAAAGATGAAAGGCTGTTTGAGATATTGGATTACGTACTTGATGATGCTAAAGAGGGGGAAAAAGGTGAGTGAGGTTAAATTACATGTAGAATTATTGAGCTATACGCCCAATCCGGAAGAGGTTGTGGCTATGGCTGCCAAACTGTGCTATTCGGCGGCTGATATAGATACGCTAAAGGAAGGTATTGCAAGCAGGGATCAGTCAAGCTTTATATCCAAACTTATAAAGATGGGGCATCTATCGCCAATTGAGCATGCTAGTTTTACTTTTGGCGTGGAAGGCGTGTCGAGAAGTTTGCTGGCTCAGATCACACGCCACCGAATTGCTAGCTTCAGCGTTAAATCACAGAGGTATGTCTCTGAAATGTCGGAGGGAGAAAGAACCTTCAATTACATAATTCCTGAGAGCATAAAGGCTTTGGGCCAGCCCTATGTTGACAAATTCAGGCAACAGATGACCATCATTCAAAGTTGGTATGATGAATGGGTGCAATTACTGGGTAATAAGGGCGAAACCTCCTATCAGGATGCTAGGTTTGTCTTACCTAATGCAGCAGAGACAAAGTTCATGGTCACCATGAATGCGCGGGAATTGTTGCACTTTTTTGGTTTGAGGTGTTGCAACAGGGCTCAATGGGAGATAAGAAACTTGGCTAAAGAGATGCTCAAGCTGGTGTTGCGTGTGGCACCAAACATCTTTATAAATGCTGGGCCAGGGTGTGTTAGGGGTGAATGCCCTGAGGGGGTAATGACCTGTGGTAAGGCCAGCGAAGTAAGAAAGGAATTTGAAGATATCTATAGGGAATATGGAGGTTTAAAGTAAGTGGAGGGTATGCGTGAGACAGAGGATTTCCAGTGGCAATTGGAAGGTAGAAATCCAGTTATGGAGGCTTTGCGGGCTGGTAAGACCATCGAAAAGATTTTGGTTGCAAAAGGAAGTCGAGAGGGTGCTATCAGGGATATATTGAAAATGGCCAGAGAGAGGGGCATTGTGATTCAGGAGGTTGACAAAAAACGCCTGGATAATATGTCTCTAACAGGTGCTCATCAAGGTTTGATTGCTTTGGTTGTGCCGTATACATATGTCTCCGTAGATGATATATTATATCGAGCTCGGCGAGCAGATGAGCCACCTTTTGTAGTGGTGCTTGACTGTATAGAGGACCCGCGTAATTTGGGGGCTATAATAAGGACGGCGGAGTGTTGCGGCGTTCACGGCATTATAATTCCTAAAAGAAGGGCAGTAGGGATAACTCCTACCGTTGTCAAGGCTTCTGCCGGAGCGGTGGAATACGTGTCGGTTGCAAGAGTTACAAATATCGTTTCGACATTGGAATATTTGAAAGAGCAAGGTTTGTGGGTGGTGGGCGCAGAGGCAGGGGGTACACCATATAATATACAGGATATGAGGGGGCCGATAGCTCTGGTGATTGGGAGTGAAGGTAAGGGGCTAAG encodes:
- a CDS encoding radical SAM protein encodes the protein MKWANQLISSFLLKEGISYLEKDPINNLPKILNWAEKIAVKENHKNAINTFRKIISDPNNNWNKLIHRVLTETHPNVQKKFLINYFVNAGMAGNPVIDAMKEKHKCNIPWAILMDPTAACNLRCTGCWAGEYDKAASLDNDTMDRIIREGKELGIYMYVLSGGEPLVRKKDILYLADKHNDCLFLAFTNGTLIDEEFAKEVQRLGNMMFAISVEGIGETTDMRRGKGTFEKVMRGMDILKQHGIGFGFSACYHHYNTEEVGSEEYIDFMIEKGCLFGWYFTYMPLGKDADLNLLATPEQREYMYHQIRKFRDKKPIFLIDFWNDGEYIDGCIAGGRHYIHINANGDVEPCAFIHYANVNIKNVSLLEALKSPLFMEYKNNHPFNKNHLRPCPLLDNPEKLREMVHRSNAYSTQPIDKESVDELAAKCENIAQEWGKVADRLWVESGRQLE
- a CDS encoding TetR/AcrR family transcriptional regulator, with the protein product MPKIVDLEQRKQEIIEKAMKVFIEKGYHKTNLSDIAKECNMGRTTLYQYFKDKDEIFNYVAEQLSQRLETDCKNILENKKLSAADKLKMIISLLALQYQLEKNKMLMMIEMWLLSKRENTILKAKFEKRVSVLRKIFEQLLDEGIKTKEFKEINPKAMAFTIFTLVETFALQAAFTSNISYQEHLNNIYALLNSLKA
- a CDS encoding ThuA domain-containing protein, producing the protein MGKIRVTVWNENRHEKIDKKVAEIYPKGIHGAIADFLSQEPDIEVRTATLDEPEHGLTREVLDSTDVLIWWGHIAHNEVRDDVVDRIYNRVLNGMGLIVLHSGHFSKIFKKLMGTSCDLKWREAGEKERIWVVEPGHPIAEGLGEYFEIPQTEMYGERFDVPAPDTLVFISWFAGGEVFRSGCCYNRGRGKVFYFRPGHETFPIYYQPEVQRVIKNAVRWAAPVSGPAPRFGNVKPLENI
- a CDS encoding Mini-ribonuclease 3; its protein translation is MKELLERLEKRLKRKFDELDVRMIHPLVLAYMGDAIYNLFVRTYLIMAYNVPVYQLHVKTVEFVKAKGQADTLRHIKKFLTQEELDIVRKGRNAKSGTMPKNATVSDYRLATGFESLLGYLYLTRKDERLFEILDYVLDDAKEGEKGE
- the thyX gene encoding FAD-dependent thymidylate synthase, translating into MSEVKLHVELLSYTPNPEEVVAMAAKLCYSAADIDTLKEGIASRDQSSFISKLIKMGHLSPIEHASFTFGVEGVSRSLLAQITRHRIASFSVKSQRYVSEMSEGERTFNYIIPESIKALGQPYVDKFRQQMTIIQSWYDEWVQLLGNKGETSYQDARFVLPNAAETKFMVTMNARELLHFFGLRCCNRAQWEIRNLAKEMLKLVLRVAPNIFINAGPGCVRGECPEGVMTCGKASEVRKEFEDIYREYGGLK
- the rlmB gene encoding 23S rRNA (guanosine(2251)-2'-O)-methyltransferase RlmB translates to MRETEDFQWQLEGRNPVMEALRAGKTIEKILVAKGSREGAIRDILKMARERGIVIQEVDKKRLDNMSLTGAHQGLIALVVPYTYVSVDDILYRARRADEPPFVVVLDCIEDPRNLGAIIRTAECCGVHGIIIPKRRAVGITPTVVKASAGAVEYVSVARVTNIVSTLEYLKEQGLWVVGAEAGGTPYNIQDMRGPIALVIGSEGKGLRKLVKENCDYLVGIPMKGKINSLNSSVAAAILMYEVVRQRDQSPLA